In a genomic window of Nodosilinea sp. E11:
- a CDS encoding transglycosylase domain-containing protein: MTPPNPPQPRTLLKTVTQALHAVQAKVDFGKLAVKPGARAAELEVTVNGKPTTYPLLGEHYIMGRSTSQCDIVAPSPIVSQVHATLTRDTHRPSQPFVMKDRNSTNGIYRGKKRLTQAVMNHGDVYTLGPPELEDAVTLRFNEPPPWYVKTARYTLYGFTGLSLAVGAWIVGVEWPKIPMRPLPDSVQGPVVVFGEENGATIPLREQRSQSHQELRRMSDFSPYLPNALIASEDTRYYWHLGVDPIGILRASLINLQGGTIRQGGSTITQQLARSVYREYTGTDDSASRKVREAITALKLETFYSKNHLLLTYLNRVYLGENLYGFEDAAQFYFAKPARDLTLSEAATLVGILPGPNAFNPVQNYDAAVSYRDRVLDRMVSLGMVTQEEARRARRSRIEISPDATRQLQSTRAPYFYSYVFEELDQVLGSSLAREGNFYVQTSIDLNLQSAAESALSQDVATQGATLGYSQGAVVTLDSTSGAIRALVGGVNFGESQFNRASQALRQPGSTFKLFAFGAALEQGIPPGRAFACTPMTWNGQRFAGCRSGSGSLDMYAGMARSENVVALRLAQEAGLSNVIDVAQRMGIESRLVSSPGLTLGQSEVTPLEITGSFAAVANNGVWNRPHGILRVLDSSDCADPADINTCRVIYEFGQAGDANRQAIDPGIASTLNGLLQGVVQGGTGRSAFLGLGEAGKTGTTDDNRDLWFIGYVPGRNLTTGVWLGNDDNSATRGSSGQAAAVWGNYMRQVVR, translated from the coding sequence ATGACGCCCCCAAACCCTCCCCAGCCTCGCACCCTGCTCAAAACCGTTACCCAGGCGCTTCATGCCGTGCAAGCCAAGGTCGACTTTGGCAAGCTGGCCGTCAAGCCCGGTGCCCGCGCTGCCGAGCTTGAGGTAACCGTCAACGGCAAGCCCACCACATACCCGCTGCTGGGCGAACACTATATTATGGGGCGCAGCACGTCCCAGTGCGACATTGTGGCCCCCAGCCCCATCGTCAGCCAGGTGCACGCCACCCTCACCCGCGATACCCACCGCCCCAGCCAGCCCTTCGTCATGAAGGATCGCAACTCGACCAACGGCATTTACCGGGGCAAAAAGCGGCTTACCCAAGCGGTGATGAATCACGGCGACGTTTACACCCTTGGCCCCCCCGAGCTGGAAGATGCCGTTACCCTACGCTTTAACGAGCCGCCCCCCTGGTACGTCAAAACCGCCCGCTACACCCTCTACGGGTTTACCGGGTTATCTCTGGCCGTAGGCGCGTGGATTGTGGGCGTAGAATGGCCCAAAATTCCGATGCGGCCTCTGCCCGACTCTGTGCAGGGGCCAGTGGTCGTTTTTGGCGAAGAAAATGGCGCTACCATTCCGCTGCGCGAACAGCGCAGCCAGTCGCACCAAGAGCTGCGACGCATGAGCGACTTTTCGCCCTACCTGCCCAATGCCCTAATTGCCTCAGAAGACACCCGCTACTACTGGCACCTGGGGGTTGACCCCATCGGTATTTTGCGAGCCTCGCTGATTAACCTGCAAGGGGGCACCATTCGCCAGGGGGGCAGCACCATTACCCAGCAGCTGGCCCGCAGCGTCTATCGCGAGTACACCGGCACCGACGACTCGGCCAGCCGCAAGGTGCGTGAGGCCATTACGGCCCTCAAGCTAGAGACGTTCTACAGTAAAAACCACCTGCTGCTCACCTATCTCAACCGGGTCTACCTGGGCGAAAACCTCTACGGCTTTGAGGATGCGGCCCAGTTTTACTTTGCTAAGCCCGCCCGCGACCTCACCCTCTCGGAAGCGGCGACGCTGGTGGGCATTTTGCCCGGCCCCAACGCCTTTAACCCGGTACAAAACTACGATGCCGCAGTGTCCTACCGCGATCGCGTCCTCGATCGCATGGTCAGCCTGGGCATGGTCACCCAGGAAGAAGCGCGGCGGGCGCGGCGATCGCGCATTGAGATCAGCCCCGACGCCACCCGGCAGCTCCAGAGCACCCGTGCCCCCTACTTCTACAGCTACGTCTTTGAAGAACTAGACCAGGTGCTCGGCAGTTCTCTAGCCCGCGAAGGCAACTTCTACGTACAGACCAGCATCGACCTCAATCTGCAAAGTGCCGCTGAATCGGCCCTGAGCCAGGATGTCGCCACCCAGGGTGCGACGCTGGGTTACTCCCAGGGGGCCGTCGTTACCCTCGACAGTACCAGCGGTGCAATTCGCGCTCTGGTAGGCGGCGTAAACTTTGGTGAAAGCCAGTTTAACCGTGCCTCTCAAGCACTGCGCCAGCCCGGCTCCACCTTCAAGCTATTTGCCTTCGGAGCCGCCCTAGAGCAGGGCATTCCCCCCGGACGGGCCTTCGCCTGTACCCCCATGACCTGGAACGGACAGCGGTTTGCGGGCTGTCGCTCAGGCTCGGGCTCCCTCGATATGTACGCTGGTATGGCCCGCTCTGAGAACGTGGTGGCCCTACGCCTTGCCCAGGAAGCCGGGCTGAGCAACGTGATCGATGTGGCCCAGCGGATGGGCATCGAGTCGCGGCTAGTATCCTCCCCCGGTCTCACCCTGGGCCAAAGCGAGGTCACGCCCCTGGAGATCACCGGGTCCTTTGCCGCCGTGGCCAACAACGGGGTGTGGAACCGCCCCCACGGCATTTTGCGGGTGCTCGACAGCAGCGACTGCGCCGACCCCGCCGATATCAACACCTGCCGAGTGATCTACGAGTTTGGCCAGGCGGGCGATGCCAATCGCCAGGCGATCGATCCTGGTATTGCCAGTACGTTGAATGGTCTGCTCCAGGGTGTAGTGCAGGGCGGCACGGGCCGCAGCGCCTTTTTAGGCCTGGGCGAAGCGGGTAAAACCGGCACCACCGACGACAACCGCGATCTTTGGTTTATCGGCTATGTGCCTGGCCGCAACCTGACTACGGGCGTTTGGCTCGGGAATGACGACAACAGTGCCACCCGAGGCAGCAGCGGTCAGGCCGCCGCCGTGTGGGGCAACTACATGCGCCAGGTGGTGCGGTAG
- a CDS encoding ABC transporter permease produces MSYLISQPGEVLTLLLQHLRMTGISLGIAIALAVPLALLVSRLRWLSVPVLGSLGVLYTIPSLALIIFLVPLFGLNATSVIVAMVLYTQVILVRNLTVGLAGINPAVLEAARGMGMSVAQRWWRVQVPLVLPVFLAGVRIAAIVAIAIATIGAKFNAGGLGKLLFDGIQTNRYDKIVAGSIAVAVLAFVINGLLLALEHYAQPQRRLKHE; encoded by the coding sequence ATGAGCTATCTGATTAGCCAGCCAGGGGAGGTGCTGACGCTGCTGCTGCAACACCTGCGGATGACGGGCATTTCGCTGGGGATTGCGATCGCCCTGGCTGTTCCCCTGGCGCTGCTGGTCTCGCGGCTGCGCTGGCTCTCGGTGCCGGTGCTGGGCAGTCTAGGGGTGCTTTACACTATCCCCAGTCTGGCGCTGATTATCTTTTTAGTGCCGCTGTTTGGCCTTAACGCTACCTCGGTGATTGTGGCGATGGTGCTCTACACCCAGGTGATTTTGGTGCGCAACCTGACGGTGGGGCTGGCGGGCATCAACCCCGCTGTGCTAGAGGCGGCGCGGGGCATGGGCATGAGCGTGGCCCAGCGGTGGTGGCGGGTGCAGGTGCCCCTGGTGCTGCCGGTGTTTTTGGCAGGGGTGAGAATTGCGGCGATTGTGGCGATCGCGATCGCCACCATTGGGGCGAAGTTCAACGCTGGCGGGCTGGGTAAACTGCTGTTCGACGGTATTCAAACCAACCGCTACGACAAGATCGTGGCTGGGTCGATTGCGGTGGCGGTTCTAGCGTTTGTGATAAATGGCCTGCTGCTAGCGCTGGAGCACTACGCTCAACCCCAGCGGCGACTGAAACATGAGTAA
- a CDS encoding ABC transporter ATP-binding protein, translating into MSAIQFDDVSLRFAGGARPAVNRVTCQINSGEIVVILGPSGCGKTTLLKMVNRLYEPTGGNIFLDGANIRKLKATKLRQQIGYVIQQSGLFPHMTVADNVAVVPKLLGWAKPQIQARIDELLELVKLPPGEFRDRYPAQLSGGQQQRVGIARALAGNPGIMLMDEPFGAIDAITRAALQDEILRLQGQLKKTILFVSHDVEEALRLADRILIMRLGEVVQFDTPFNLLTQPVDEFVYTLLGADDMVRQLGLLRVGAAMMALPPNYSNGHNPTLSHLDSLRDALSLILKTGAPALTVLAEGNPVGLLTLDHIRESAVAGNGR; encoded by the coding sequence ATGAGCGCCATTCAGTTTGATGATGTTTCGCTACGATTTGCCGGGGGGGCGCGTCCGGCGGTCAATCGGGTGACCTGCCAGATCAATTCTGGCGAAATTGTGGTGATTTTGGGGCCGTCGGGCTGCGGCAAAACCACTCTGCTGAAGATGGTCAACCGCCTCTACGAACCCACCGGGGGTAATATTTTTCTCGATGGGGCCAATATTCGCAAGCTCAAGGCGACCAAACTGCGGCAGCAGATTGGCTATGTGATTCAGCAGTCGGGCCTGTTTCCCCACATGACGGTGGCCGACAATGTGGCGGTGGTGCCCAAGCTGCTGGGCTGGGCCAAACCCCAAATTCAGGCCCGCATTGATGAGCTGCTGGAACTGGTGAAGCTGCCGCCGGGAGAATTTCGCGATCGCTACCCCGCCCAGCTTTCCGGTGGTCAGCAGCAGCGGGTGGGCATTGCTCGGGCGCTGGCGGGCAACCCCGGCATTATGCTGATGGATGAGCCCTTTGGGGCGATCGACGCGATCACCCGCGCTGCCCTGCAAGACGAGATTTTGCGCCTTCAGGGCCAGCTCAAAAAAACGATTCTGTTTGTCTCCCACGATGTAGAAGAGGCCCTGCGCCTGGCCGATCGCATCCTGATCATGCGCCTGGGGGAGGTGGTGCAGTTTGACACCCCCTTTAATCTGCTCACCCAGCCCGTCGATGAGTTTGTCTACACCCTGCTGGGGGCCGACGACATGGTGCGCCAGCTGGGCCTGCTGCGGGTGGGTGCGGCGATGATGGCCCTGCCGCCCAACTACAGCAACGGCCACAACCCGACGCTTTCTCATTTAGACAGCCTGCGCGATGCGCTGTCACTGATTCTCAAGACCGGGGCTCCGGCGCTGACGGTGCTAGCAGAAGGCAACCCGGTGGGCCTGCTCACCCTTGACCACATTCGCGAGTCGGCGGTAGCGGGGAACGGGCGATGA
- a CDS encoding glycine betaine ABC transporter substrate-binding protein, with the protein MAISRRWFNQACLGVAAALLAAACGGGSGDDVISVGSKDFTEQLIIGEMYALVLEENGFTVERKLNLGGTPVAQAAIESGDIDLYPEYTGTALLTVLNLPASSDQQAVFDTVQQAYQAQFNLVWLDPSPMNNTQALAMTEERADALNIRTISDFAAQASSLTLIGPPEFEVREDGLPGLKSAYGDFSLADYKAVDAGLRYRGLVDGEADVAVAFGTDGEINAFNLVVLEDDEGLFPPYQVAPVVRQTTLEANPGIADALNQVSPLLNDDVMRQLNYEVSGNQREPADVAREFLVNAGLVTD; encoded by the coding sequence ATGGCGATATCTCGACGGTGGTTTAACCAGGCTTGCTTGGGGGTAGCGGCAGCTTTGCTCGCAGCGGCCTGTGGCGGCGGCAGCGGCGATGATGTAATCAGCGTCGGTTCTAAAGACTTTACCGAGCAGCTGATCATTGGCGAAATGTATGCCCTGGTGCTCGAAGAGAACGGCTTTACCGTCGAGCGCAAGCTTAACCTGGGCGGCACCCCGGTGGCCCAGGCGGCGATCGAGAGCGGCGATATTGACCTCTACCCCGAGTACACCGGCACCGCCCTGTTGACGGTGCTCAACTTGCCCGCCAGTAGCGACCAGCAGGCCGTCTTCGATACTGTTCAGCAGGCCTATCAAGCACAGTTTAACCTGGTGTGGCTCGACCCCTCGCCAATGAATAACACCCAGGCCCTGGCGATGACTGAGGAGCGCGCCGATGCGCTGAATATTCGCACTATTTCTGACTTTGCGGCCCAGGCCAGCAGCCTAACCTTGATTGGTCCTCCCGAGTTTGAGGTGCGTGAAGATGGCCTGCCGGGGTTGAAATCGGCCTATGGCGATTTTTCTTTGGCCGACTATAAAGCAGTGGATGCGGGCCTGCGCTACCGGGGCCTGGTAGATGGCGAGGCCGATGTCGCCGTTGCCTTTGGCACCGATGGCGAAATCAATGCCTTTAACCTGGTGGTGCTCGAAGATGACGAGGGGTTGTTTCCGCCCTACCAGGTGGCCCCGGTGGTCAGGCAGACGACGCTGGAGGCAAACCCCGGCATTGCCGATGCCCTAAATCAGGTATCGCCCCTGCTCAACGATGACGTTATGCGTCAGCTCAACTACGAGGTCAGCGGCAACCAGCGCGAACCGGCGGACGTGGCGCGAGAATTTTTGGTGAATGCGGGCCTGGTGACAGACTAG
- a CDS encoding carboxymuconolactone decarboxylase family protein, producing the protein MDSTRYTRGQAALARLHGSIGAGIMESLEDIAPDFARLIIEFPYGDICSREGLSPKERQIATIASLVTLGNAPTTLKAHLQASLNVGCTREEIIEVIMQMAVYAGFPAAVNALLVAKDLFAELDAPLTTPEQP; encoded by the coding sequence ATGGATTCAACTCGCTATACCCGTGGGCAGGCAGCCCTGGCTAGACTTCATGGTTCCATTGGCGCAGGCATTATGGAATCGCTGGAGGATATTGCCCCCGATTTTGCCCGCTTGATTATTGAGTTTCCCTACGGCGATATCTGCTCTCGCGAAGGGCTATCGCCCAAAGAGCGGCAGATCGCCACGATCGCATCTCTGGTCACCCTCGGCAACGCCCCTACCACGCTCAAGGCCCACCTTCAGGCCAGCCTCAATGTGGGCTGCACCCGCGAAGAAATTATTGAAGTGATTATGCAGATGGCGGTGTATGCGGGCTTCCCCGCCGCTGTCAATGCTCTATTGGTAGCCAAAGACCTGTTTGCAGAGTTAGATGCACCACTCACTACCCCAGAACAGCCCTAG